From Phyllopteryx taeniolatus isolate TA_2022b chromosome 18, UOR_Ptae_1.2, whole genome shotgun sequence, the proteins below share one genomic window:
- the cad gene encoding CAD protein isoform X1, which yields MSEKTSSTTTASLILEDGTRFTGNLFGAKVSVCGEVVFQTGMVGYPEALTDPSYRCQLLTLTYPLVGNYGVPADEEGAFGLSKWFESSKIHAAALVIGEVSDSPSHWSSVKSLDRWLQEQGVPGLQGIDTRCLTKKIREKGTMLGKLVLEGTPDDSVPFDNPDNRNLVQEVSMREPQIFNPSGSLRITAVDCGIKYNQIRCLAERGARITVVPWDHPLDSAEFDGLFISNGPGDPLLCQATINNVRKVVRVDNPKPLFGICLGHQLLSLVIGAKTFKMKYGNRGHNQPCLHKGTGRCFITSQNHGFAVDPDTLPAHWDVLFTNANDHSNEGIVHNTQPLFSVQFHPEHMAGPTDLVGLFDVFLDTVRDHKEGRAGKSVKQRLMDHLVYVGSPKPEEASRPRKVLILGSGGLSIGQAGEFDYSGSQAIKALKEENIQTVLINPNIATVQTSKGLADKVYFLPLTPEYVTQVIKNERPDGVLLTFGGQTALNCGVELTKLGVLEKYNVKVLGTPVASIEMTEDRKIFVEKMEEINEHVAPSEAALSVEQAVAAAERLGYPVLVRSAFALGGLGSGFANSGEELTSLVTSAFAHTSQVLVDKSLKGWKEIEYEVVRDAYDNCVTVCNMENIDPLGIHTGESIVVAPSQTLNNHEYNMLRNTAIKVVRHLGIVGECNIQYALNPESDQYYIIEVNARLSRSSALASKATGYPLAYVAAKLGLGIPLPQLKNSVTNSTTANFEPSLDYCVVKVPRWDLSKFLRVSTKIGSSMKSVGEVMAIGRSFEEAFQKALRMVDENCVGFDHTIKPVSEQELQTPTDKRIFVLAAALRAGYTVDQLYELTKIDRWFLHKMKNIADHERLLEMYNQDESLMPPEVMRKAKQLGFSDKQIALAVQSTELAVRKLRHDWSILPAVKQIDTVAAEWPAFTNYLYLTYNATQHDLSFSELHVMVIGSGVYRIGSSVEFDWCAVGCITELRKMGYKTIMVNYNPETVSTDYDMCDRLYFDEISFEVVMDIYEMENPEGVILSMGGQLPNNIAMSLHRQQCRILGTSPEFIDSAENRFKFSRMLDTIGISQPQWKELSDTESAISFCETVGYPCLVRPSYVLSGAAMNVAHSDGDLEKYLSNAVAVSKEHPVVISKFIQEAKEIDVDAVACDGVVMAIAVSEHVENAGVHSGDATLVTPPQDLNQKTMERIKMIVHAIGQELQVTGPFNLQLIAKDDQLKVIECNIRVSRSFPFVSKTLGVDLVALATQVIMGEEVEPVGLMRGKGIVGVKVPQFSFSRLAGADVVLGVEMTSTGEVACFGENRYEAYLKAMLSTGFKIPKKNILLSIGSYKNKSELLPTVQALESLGYDLYASLGTADFYTEHGVKVTAVDWPFEEDDSECPTKEKQRSIMNYLEENHFDLVVNLSMRNSGGRRLSSFVTKGYRTRRMAIDYSVPLIIDIKCTKLFVQALRQIGRSPPVKTHIDSMTSQTLVRLPGLIDVHVHLREPGATHKEDFSSGTAAALAGGVTMVCAMPNTSPAVTDATSLALVQKLAKAGCRCDYALYLGAASDNAAVLPSVATQAVGLKMYLNDTYSTLKMDNVSLWMEHFEKWPKHLPIVAHAEKQTVAAILMVAQLYQRPVHICHVAKKEEIVIIRAAKQKGIHVTCEVAPHHLFLCEDNLVEIGDGRAQVRPMLGSREDMEALWENLDIIDCFATDHAPHSVEEKNSEHPPPGYPGLETMLPLLLTAVSDGRLTLDDIIRRLHDNPRRIFSLPVQDNTYVEVDLEQEWVIPQAMQFTKSKWTPFQGMKVKGKVRRVVLRGEVAYIDGQVLVPPGYGEDVKSWPVASVLSPESPLTPERPRPTPPRDGLVRTRAPSPRRSAGESRYLQPARVHRSSDPGLPPEMVMLPPSGVAEGYSHPPPLSRLMSPQAMPGQTPAGQLPHAQVSPLLHPLVGQHVLSVRQFSKDQMSHLFNIAHTLRLLVQKERSLDILKGKVMASMFYEASTRTSSSFAAAMQRLGGSVVHFSESTSSAQKGESLADSVQTMSCYADVLVVRHPMPGAVESASRHCRKPVINAGDGVGEHPTQALLDVFTIREELGTVNGMTITMVGDLKHGRTVHSLAKLLTQYRITLRYVAPKNLHMPAEIIDYVASKGIKQEEFESIEEALPETDVLYMTRIQKERFASEEEYKACFGQFILSPHIMTAAKKKMVVMHPLPRVNEISAEVDTDPRAAYFRQAENGMYIRMALLATVLGR from the exons ATGTCCGAGAAGACTTCAAGCACCACCACGGCGAGCCTGATCCTGGAGGACGGGACCCGGTTTACCGGCAACCTTTTCGGCGCTAAAGTCTCAGTCTGTGGCGAAGTTG TTTTCCAGACAGGGATGGTGGGCTACCCCGAGGCCCTGACCGACCCGTCGTACCGCTGCCAGCTGCTTACACTCACCTACCCGCTGGTGGGCAACTACGGCGTGCCAGCGGACGAAGAGGGTGCGTTCGGACTGAGCAAG TGGTTCGAGTCGTCAAAGATCCACGCCGCCGCTCTCGTCATCGGGGAGGTGTCAGACAGTCCGAGCCACTGGAGCTCAGTCAAGTCCTTGGACCGCTGGCTTCAGGAGCAAGGAGTTCCTGGACTACAAG GCATCGACACCCGCTGCCTGACCAAAAAGATCCGCGAGAAGGGGACCATGTTGGGGAAGCTGGTTCTGGAGGGGACCCCCGACGACAGCGTTCCCTTTGACAATCCCGACAACAGGAACCTGGTCCAGGAGGTGTCCATGAGG GAGCCGCAGATATTCAACCCCAGCGGAAGTCTGCGGATCACGGCGGTGGACTGTGGCATCAAATACAACCAAATCCGCTGCCTGGCCGAGCGAGGGGCCCGCATCACCGTTGTACCCTGGGACCACCCGCTGGACAGCGCAG AATTTGACGGTTTGTTCATCAGCAACGGTCCAGGCGATCCGCTGCTCTGCCAGGCCACCATCAACAACGTGCGGAAGGTGGTGCGCGTGGATAACCCCAAACCGCTTTTCGGCATCTGCCTGGGACACCAGCTGCTCTCCTTGGTCATCGGCGCAAAAACCTTCAAGATGAA GTACGGCAACCGTGGCCACAACCAGCCCTGCCTCCACAAGGGCACCGGCCGCTGCTTCATCACCAGTCAGAACCACGGCTTCGCGGTGGACCCCGACACGCTGCCGGCCCACTGGGATGTCCTCTTCACGAACGCCAACGACCACAGCAACGAGGGCATCGTGCACAACACGCAGCCGCTCTTCAG TGTCCAGTTCCATCCCGAGCACATGGCCGGCCCGACGGATCTGGTCGGCCTGTTTGACGTGTTCCTCGACACCGTCAGAGACCACAAGGAGGGCCGCGCTGGCAAATCCG TCAAGCAGCGTCTGATGGACCATCTCGTCTACGTGGGTTCCCCCAAGCCCGAAGAGGCGTCCCGACCGAGGAAGGTCCTCATCCTGGGTTCTGGAGGTCTTTCCATTGGCCAGGCTGGCGAGTTTGACTACTCGGGATCTCAG gctATTAAGGCTCTAAAGGAAGAGAACAtccaaactgtgctgatcaACCCCAACATCGCTACAGTGCAGACCTCCAAAGGTCTGGCAGACAAAGTTTACTTCCTCCCGCTCACGCCGGAGTATGTCACTCAG GTTATCAAAAACGAGCGTCCAGACGGCGTCCTGCTGACGTTCGGCGGGCAGACGGCGCTGAACTGCGGCGTGGAGCTGACCAAGCTCGGCGTGCTGGAGAAGTACAACGTGAAGGTTCTGGGCACGCCAGTGGCCTCCATCGAGATGACCGAGGACAGGAAGATCTTTGTGGAGAAGATGGAGGAGATCAACGAGCATGTGGCGCCCAGCGAGGCGGCTCTGTCTGTGGAGCAG GCAGTGGCGGCTGCGGAGCGCCTGGGCTACCCCGTTCTGGTGCGCTCGGCCTTCGCCCTGGGCGGCCTGGGCTCGGGCTTCGCCAACAGCGGCGAGGAGCTGACCTCTCTGGTCACGTCGGCCTTTGCGCACACCTCACAGGTGCTGGTGGATAAGTCGCTGAAGGGCTGGAAGGAGATCGAGTACGAGGTGGTGCGCGACGCGTACGACAACTGCGTCACT GTGTGTAACATGGAGAACATTGACCCTCTGGGCATCCACACCGGAGAGTCTATCGTCGTGGCGCCCAGTCAGACGCTCAACAACCACGAGTACAACATGCTGAGGAACACCGCCATCAAGGTCGTCCGCCACCTCGGCATCGTGGGAGAGTGCAACATCCAGTATGCGCTCAATCCCGAATCGGACCAG TACTACATCATCGAGGTGAACGCCCGCCTGTCGCGCAGCTCCGCCCTGGCCAGCAAGGCAACAGGTTACCCTCTGGCATACGTGGCGGCAAAACTCGGGCTGGGGATCCCGCTGCCTCAACTCAA GAATTCCGTCACCAACTCGACCACGGCCAACTTTGAGCCCAGTCTGGACTATTGCGTGGTGAAAGTGCCTCGCTGGGATCTGAGCAAGTTCCTGAGGGTCTCCACCAAAATCGGAAGCTCCATGAAAAGCGTCG GTGAGGTGATGGCTATTGGCCGCAGCTTCGAGGAGGCCTTCCAGAAGGCTCTGAGGATGGTGGATGAGAACTGCGTCGGGTTTGACCACACCATCAAGCCCGTGTCTGAACAG GAGCTCCAGACGCCCACTGACAAGCGGATCTTTGTTCTGGCCGCCGCCCTGCGTGCCGGCTACACGGTAGACCAACTGTACGAGCTGACCAAGATCGACCGCTGGTTCCTGCACAAGATGAAGAACATTGCCGACCACGAGCGACTGCTTGAGATGTACAACCAG GACGAGAGTCTCATGCCGCCCGAGGTGATGCGCAAGGCCAAGCAGCTGGGCTTCTCCGACAAGCAGATCGCACTGGCTGTACAGAG CACCGAGCTGGCGGTGAGGAAGCTGCGCCACGATTGGTCCATTCTTCCTGCAGTCAAGCAGATCGACACGGTGGCGGCGGAGTGGCCGGCCTTCACCAACTACCTGTACCTCACCTACAACGCCACCCAGCACGACCTGAGCTTCAGCGAGCTGCACGTCATGGTGATCGGGTCGGGCGTCTACCGCATCGGCAGCAGCGTGGAGTTCGACTGGTGCGCGGTGGGCTGCATCACGGAGCTCCGGAAG ATGGGCTACAAGACCATAATGGTGAACTACAACCCCGAGACAGTCAGCACGGACTACGACATGTGCGACCGCCTCTACTTTGACGAAATCTCCTTTgag GTGGTGATGGATATCTACGAGATGGAAAACCCCGAGGGCGTGATCCTGTCCATGGGCGGCCAGCTGCCCAACAACATTGCCATGTCGCTGCACCGCCAGCAGTGCCGCATCCTGGGAACCTCGCCCGAGTTCATCGACTCGGCGGAGAACAGGTTCAAGTTCTCCAGAATGCTGGACACCATCGGCATCAGCCAGCCACAGTGGAAAGAACTCTCTGATACCGAG TCCGCTATAAGTTTTTGTGAGACGGTGGGCTACCCGTGCTTGGTTCGACCGTCCTACGTGCTGAGTGGCGCCGCCATGAACGTGGCGCACAGTGACGGCGACCTGGAAAAATATCTGAGCAACGCCGTGGCTGTGTCCAAGGAGCATCCTGTCGTCATCTCCAAGTTCATACAGGAGGCCAAG GAAATAGACGTGGACGCGGTGGCGTGCGACGGCGTGGTGATGGCCATCGCCGTGTCCGAGCACGTGGAGAACGCCGGCGTGCACTCGGGCGACGCCACGCTGGTGACGCCCCCTCAGGACCTCAACCAGAAGACCATGGAGAGGATCAAGATGATCGTCCACGCCATCGGGCAAGAACTGCAGGTCACGGGGCCCTTCAATCTGCAGCTCATTGCAAAG GACGACCAGCTGAAGGTGATCGAGTGCAACATTCGCGTCTCGCGCTCCTTCCCCTTCGTATCCAAGACGCTGGGCGTGGACCTCGTCGCCCTGGCGACACAGGTCATCATGGGTGAGGAGGTGGAGCCCGTGGGCCTGATGAGAGGAAAGGGTATTGTGGGCGTCAAG GTTCCTCAGTTTTCCTTCTCGCGGCTGGCGGGTGCTGACGTGGTGCTCGGCGTGGAGATGACCAGTACTGGAGAGGTGGCGTGTTTTGGTGAAAACCGCTATGAGGCCTACCTCAAAGCCATGCTCTCCACCGGCTTCAAGATTCCCAAGAAGAACATTCTGCTCTCCATTGGCAGCTATAAG aatAAGAGCGAGTTGCTGCCCACCGTCCAGGCTCTGGAGTCGCTGGGTTACGACCTGTATGCCAGTCTGGGCACGGCTGATTTCTACACAGAACATGGCGTCAAG GTGACGGCCGTTGACTGGCCATTCGAGGAGGACGACAGCGAGTGTCCCACCAAGGAGAAGCAGCGCAGCATCATGAACTACCTGGAGGAGAACCACTTTGACCTGGTGGTGAACCTCTCCATGAGGAACAGCGGGGGGCGCCGCCTGTCCTCCTTCGTCACCAAGGGTTACCGCACCCGCCGCATGGCCATTGACTACTCGGTGCCGCTCATTATCGACATCAAGTGCACCAAACTCTTTGTTCAG GCGCTCCGTCAGATTGGTCGAAGTCCGCCGGTGAAGACTCACATCGACAGCATGACGTCACAGACGCTGGTCCGCCTGCCTG GTCTTATCGACGTCCACGTCCActtgcgggagcctggcgccaCCCACAAGGAGGACTTCTCTTCTGGCACGGCGGCTGCCCTGGCAGGCGGAGTGACCATGGTGTGCGCCATGCCCAACACCTCCCCCGCCGTCACCGACGCCACCTCTCTGGCCCTCGTGCAGAAG CTCGCTAAAGCCGGCTGCCGCTGCGACTACGCCCTGTACCTGGGCGCCGCCTCAGACAACGCGGCTGTGCTGCCGTCCGTTGCCACTCAGGCTGTCGGCCTGAAGATGTACCTGAACGACACCTACTCCACCCTCAAGATGGACAACGTCTCGCTGTGGATGGAG CACTTTGAGAAGTGGCCCAAGCATCTTCCCATCGTGGCACACGCGGAGAAGCAGACAGTGGCCGCCATCTTGATGGTGGCTCAGCTCTACCAGCGGCCGGTGCACATCTGCCACGTGGCCAAGAAGGAGGAG ATCGTGATCATTCGGGCCGCCAAGCAGAAGGGCATCCACGTGACGTGTGAGGTGGCGCCCCATCACCTGTTCCTGTGCGAAGATAACTTGGTGGAAATCGGCGATGGGCGAGCGCAGGTGCGACCCATGCTGGGCTCCCGGGAGGACATGGAGGCGCTGTGGGAGAACTTGGACATTATCGACTGCTTCGCCACGGACCACG ctCCTCACTCTGTGGAGGAGAAGAACAGCGAGCACCCTCCCCCGGGCTACCCCGGCCTGGAGACCATGCTGCCGCTGCTGCTCACCGCCGTCAGCGACGGTCGTTTAACTTTGGACGACATCATCCGCCGTCTCCACGACAACCCGCGCCGCATCTTCAGCCTGCCCGTGCAGGACAACACCTACGTGGAG GTGGACTTGGAGCAGGAGTGGGTGATTCCGCAGGCCATGCAGTTCACCAAGTCTAAGTGGACGCCGTTCCAAGGCATGAAAGTGAAGGGTAAAGTCCGCCGGGTGGTCCTGCGAGGAGAGGTGGCCTACATCGATGGACAG GTCTTGGTGCCGCCAGGTTACGGTGAAGACGTGAAGAGCTGGCCGGTGGCTTCCGTCCTCTCCCCCGAAAGCCCGTTG ACCCCCGAGCGTCCTCGCCCGACTCCTCCCCGCGACGGTCTGGTGCGAACCCGAGCCCCCAGCCCTCGCCGTTCGGCCGGAGAGAGTCGCTACCTGCAGCCCGCTCGCGTCCATCGCTCCTCCGACCCGGGACTGCCGCCAG AGATGGTCATGCTGCCCCCTTCGGGCGTGGCCGAAGGCTACAGCCACCCGCCTCCGCTGTCCAGGCTGATGTCCCCCCAGGCCATGCCGGGGCAGACCCCCGCCGGCCAGCTGCCCCACGCCCAGGTGTCCCCTCTGCTGCACCCGCTGGTGGGCCAGCACGTCCTGTCCGTCAGACAATTTAGCAAAGACCAG ATGTCTCACCTGTTCAACATTGCACACACGTTACGTTTGTTGGTTCAGAAGGAACGCAGCCTGGACATACTCAAG GGCAAAGTGATGGCGTCCATGTTCTACGAGGCGAGCACCCGCACCAGCAGCTCCTTCGCGGCGGCCATGCAGCGTCTGGGCGGCTCCGTGGTCCACTTCTCGGAGTCCACCTCGTCCGCGCAGAAGGGCGAATCCCTGGCCGACTCGGTGCAGACGATGAGCTGCTACGCCGACGTGCTGGTGGTCAGACACCCCATGCCCGGCGCTGTAGAA AGCGCGTCCCGCCATTGCCGCAAGCCAGTGATCAACGCGGGCGACGGCGTGGGCGAGCACCCGACTCAGGCTCTTCTGGACGTCTTCACCATCCGGGAGGAGCTGGGCACTGTCAACGGCATGACG ATCACCATGGTGGGCGACCTGAAACACGGCCGCACTGTCCACTCCCTGGCCAAACTGCTGACTCAGTACCGCATCACGCTGCGCTACGTGGCCCCCAAAAACCTCCACATGCCGGCCGAGATCATCGACTACGTGGCCTCCAAGGGCATCAAACAG GAGGAGTTTGAGAGCATCGAGGAAGCGCTGCCCGAGACCGACGTCCTCTACATGACCAGAATCCAGAAGGAGAGGTTTGCATCCGAAGAGGAGTACAAAGCT TGTTTCGGCCAGTTCATCCTCAGCCCTCACATCATGACCGCAGCCAAGAAGAAGATGGTCGTCATGCATCCGCTGCCCCGGGTCAACGAAATCAG CGCCGAAGTGGACACGGACCCGAGGGCGGCCTACTTCCGCCAGGCCGAGAACGGCATGTACATCCGGATGGCCCTGCTGGCCACCGTACTGGGACGATAA